A window from Ureaplasma parvum serovar 3 str. ATCC 27815 encodes these proteins:
- a CDS encoding DUF4011 domain-containing protein has product MQDQGVNNKAIKQKVLNLLSTDTRDSCIRTRLTKYHLDISHTFNKYELQDFIEGKINILKIRNFININTFENDVKNINSMDELIDYLQDFNLKLKDLLSTRKINEWSQDFVFYKNERIADMIKAIESQPKKFEYLSREARNIYAQTGVWPLYIAKNFLIGTTPKASNINAPLIFVDVEIKKYNGEIFLKRKNTNFIVNEKILSFLKNDYKNNIVSLNEIKNFSYLEIQTLIKKIILKDHLESIINNNEFLNLKQNEINEQFNNFFLYDAYVLGIFEPHGGAIKNDLEVIISNNIDPFDEEINNVNQQIYYKNYHFLAEENKLPLIQINRPLNIFQKYAIHSGLVKNTLIYGPPGTGKSEVIASIIANVINDLKSILIISEKKAALDVLHERLAKINFFTLFIYDTNNDDQFYNNIFNLIEKIGGLRFIENQDLNQFNDFKYKNNIISNIYYKKIHELKKEIINITSLIKNLHNEKDNNDNNFANYLYWLSRFNEVEIRFINDPLLINEINNLIENYSYNFDEIITHVKASYDFFKKYNYEFSKNNFLKFKEESEQLNKLQIDFNLITKSLYQSQTFLPRIKLLESFLVKNNMTLTSLIYDDVNLLSNTYVEANEFYTNFNHLLKDDFKKFIEDNIKSHSLFFSHLNTLKNNEWTYAFEQYLLINNPFAKKGLFKKIKGDEKKLWKQLDLLKIYINNPFLSKFSFDFLEDLIKQPIEIFNVENLVYLNNKHLLNKAYVKDLYENAFDKNLSYELIYGLKDLKLNSEQYDIIKNLIKYQNEVLVNYQFIKNTDFFNLCKKLRDANIQFSKNADEIIYNNYLDYLQIKLVTAPKQIQTKIKEIAQICRLAKKPNIVKFILKYYEILRFLFPIWISKPELVSEMLPLISKSFDYGIFDEASQMFLERSYPSIYRCNINIVAGDDKQLCPTNFFINRQENENDEFELADVDVAESLLDRAKTALWSEYLLKNHYRSNREDLISFSNDNIYNGDLHFASKNGLFDPGMEIIDVEGVFENENVIEAQKIMEVLKERAANYQKIIVITFNIKQSELIENLILQTFSFNDVVYQRFENDEIIVTNLENVQGNEADLVILSVTYAKNKEGILRNNYGPLMKKGGANRLNVAITRAADKMIVVKSIKAVDMMVNINNDNIRTFKNFIGYCDEIVHLTNQNKFNDCSHFDEEFLTSLEKTILKILKDYKKTNQQILYKLKIGNFKITFALYNEEKQKIDLLIFIEEFNEWKSYNLLEIYDQFNFLMDRGYKTIVINDYEICLNYNQVKNNIIKLID; this is encoded by the coding sequence ATGCAAGATCAAGGAGTAAATAACAAGGCAATTAAGCAAAAAGTCTTAAATTTACTATCAACTGATACGCGTGATAGTTGTATAAGAACACGCTTAACAAAATACCATTTAGATATTAGTCACACTTTTAATAAATATGAACTTCAAGATTTTATTGAAGGTAAAATTAACATTCTTAAAATTAGAAATTTTATTAACATCAATACGTTTGAAAATGATGTTAAAAATATAAATTCAATGGATGAATTGATTGATTATTTACAGGATTTCAATTTAAAACTAAAAGATCTTTTATCGACACGTAAAATTAATGAATGGAGCCAAGACTTTGTATTTTATAAAAATGAACGAATTGCTGATATGATTAAAGCGATTGAAAGTCAACCAAAAAAATTTGAATATTTAAGTCGTGAAGCACGCAATATTTATGCGCAAACAGGTGTTTGACCTTTATATATAGCTAAAAATTTTTTGATTGGTACAACACCTAAAGCTTCAAATATTAACGCGCCCTTAATTTTTGTTGATGTTGAGATTAAAAAATATAATGGTGAAATTTTTTTAAAACGAAAAAATACTAATTTTATTGTTAACGAAAAAATACTATCTTTTTTAAAAAATGATTATAAAAATAATATCGTTTCTTTAAATGAAATTAAAAACTTTAGTTATTTAGAAATTCAAACTCTAATTAAAAAAATAATACTAAAAGATCATTTAGAATCGATTATTAATAATAATGAATTTCTAAACTTAAAACAAAATGAAATTAATGAGCAATTTAATAACTTTTTTTTATATGATGCATATGTTTTAGGAATTTTTGAGCCCCATGGAGGAGCGATTAAAAATGACTTAGAAGTGATTATTAGTAATAATATTGATCCTTTTGACGAAGAAATAAATAATGTTAATCAACAAATTTATTATAAAAACTATCATTTTTTAGCAGAAGAAAATAAGCTTCCTTTAATCCAAATTAATCGTCCTTTAAATATTTTTCAAAAGTATGCTATTCATTCAGGATTAGTTAAAAATACTTTAATATATGGACCGCCTGGAACGGGAAAATCAGAGGTGATTGCAAGTATTATTGCAAACGTAATTAATGATTTAAAATCGATTTTAATTATTTCGGAGAAAAAAGCTGCTTTAGATGTATTACATGAAAGATTAGCTAAAATTAATTTTTTCACACTTTTTATTTATGATACAAATAATGATGATCAATTTTATAATAACATTTTTAATTTAATTGAAAAAATAGGAGGATTGCGTTTTATTGAGAATCAAGATTTAAACCAATTCAATGATTTTAAATATAAAAATAATATTATTTCAAACATTTATTATAAAAAGATTCATGAATTAAAAAAAGAAATTATTAATATTACATCTTTAATTAAAAATTTACATAATGAAAAAGATAATAATGATAATAATTTTGCTAATTATTTGTATTGATTATCACGCTTTAATGAAGTAGAAATTAGATTTATTAACGATCCATTATTGATCAATGAAATTAATAATTTAATTGAGAATTATTCTTATAATTTTGATGAAATTATTACACACGTTAAAGCTAGTTATGATTTTTTTAAAAAATATAATTATGAATTTTCTAAAAATAATTTTTTAAAATTTAAAGAAGAAAGCGAACAATTAAATAAATTACAAATTGATTTTAATTTAATTACAAAATCTTTATATCAATCACAAACTTTTCTACCACGTATTAAGTTGTTAGAAAGCTTTTTAGTTAAAAATAATATGACTTTAACAAGTCTTATATATGATGATGTTAACTTGTTAAGTAATACATATGTTGAAGCTAATGAGTTTTATACAAACTTTAATCATCTTTTAAAAGATGATTTTAAAAAATTTATTGAAGATAATATAAAAAGTCATTCATTGTTTTTTAGTCATTTAAATACTTTAAAAAATAATGAATGAACTTATGCTTTTGAGCAATATTTATTAATAAATAATCCATTTGCTAAAAAAGGTTTATTTAAAAAAATTAAAGGTGATGAAAAAAAATTATGAAAACAACTTGATCTACTTAAAATATATATTAATAATCCTTTTTTATCAAAATTTAGCTTTGATTTTTTAGAAGATTTAATCAAACAACCAATAGAGATTTTCAATGTTGAAAATCTTGTTTATTTAAATAACAAACATTTATTAAATAAAGCATACGTTAAAGATTTATATGAGAATGCTTTTGATAAGAATTTATCATATGAACTAATTTATGGCCTTAAAGATTTAAAATTAAATAGTGAGCAATATGATATTATTAAAAATTTAATTAAATATCAAAACGAAGTTTTAGTTAATTATCAATTCATTAAAAATACTGATTTTTTTAATTTGTGTAAAAAATTAAGAGATGCAAATATTCAATTTTCTAAAAATGCTGATGAAATTATTTACAATAACTATTTAGATTATTTGCAAATTAAATTAGTTACTGCTCCTAAACAAATCCAAACAAAAATTAAAGAAATTGCGCAAATTTGTCGTTTAGCAAAAAAACCTAATATTGTGAAATTTATTTTAAAATATTATGAAATTTTACGTTTTCTTTTCCCTATTTGAATTAGTAAACCAGAACTTGTTAGTGAGATGTTACCATTAATAAGTAAGAGTTTTGATTATGGAATTTTTGATGAGGCTTCTCAGATGTTTTTAGAACGTTCTTATCCTTCAATCTATCGTTGTAATATTAATATTGTTGCAGGCGATGATAAACAATTATGCCCTACTAATTTTTTTATTAATCGTCAAGAAAATGAAAACGATGAGTTTGAATTAGCAGATGTAGATGTTGCAGAAAGTTTATTAGATCGTGCTAAAACTGCTCTATGGTCAGAATATTTATTAAAAAACCACTATCGTTCTAATCGAGAAGATTTAATTAGTTTTAGTAACGATAATATTTATAATGGCGATTTACATTTTGCATCTAAAAATGGGTTATTTGATCCAGGAATGGAAATTATAGATGTTGAAGGTGTATTTGAAAATGAAAATGTTATTGAAGCACAAAAAATTATGGAGGTTTTAAAAGAACGAGCAGCCAATTATCAAAAAATTATTGTTATAACTTTTAATATCAAACAAAGTGAATTAATTGAAAATTTAATACTACAAACTTTTAGTTTTAATGATGTTGTTTATCAACGTTTTGAGAATGATGAAATTATTGTTACTAATTTAGAAAACGTTCAAGGTAATGAAGCTGATTTAGTAATTTTATCGGTTACTTATGCCAAAAATAAAGAAGGAATTTTACGCAATAATTATGGCCCATTAATGAAAAAAGGTGGTGCTAATCGGTTAAATGTAGCGATTACAAGAGCAGCAGATAAAATGATTGTTGTTAAATCAATTAAAGCTGTGGATATGATGGTTAATATTAATAATGATAATATTAGGACTTTTAAAAATTTTATTGGTTATTGTGATGAAATTGTTCATTTGACTAATCAAAATAAATTTAATGATTGTAGTCATTTTGATGAAGAATTTTTAACAAGTTTAGAAAAAACCATATTGAAAATTTTAAAAGATTATAAAAAAACAAATCAACAAATTTTATATAAACTAAAAATTGGTAATTTTAAAATCACTTTTGCTTTATATAATGAAGAAAAACAAAAAATCGATTTACTTATTTTTATAGAAGAGTTTAATGAATGAAAATCATATAATCTTTTAGAAATTTATGATCAATTTAACTTCTTAATGGATCGTGGTTATAAAACAATCGTTATTAATGATTATGAAATTTGTTTAAACTATAATCAAGTTAAAAATAATATTATTAAATTAATTGATTAA